The Gossypium raimondii isolate GPD5lz chromosome 2, ASM2569854v1, whole genome shotgun sequence genome segment agcctagcttgaaccaatgccctcaaccgcgtgggacatttaaatccggttactacttcccttgacggaaccaaataGCAATCTctacttggcacgccaatgtgttcacagaaaaccgattagaaacgttcctttcaGAATTCCAACTATACGTCCaatcacactaaatcaaacgacgtcttttttgacttagtgttgatctgactttgtgagttgacaaaatcatactcttaatccagAGAAGTAATAAGTATTgaaattttaggagttaaatggctcgggttcgtaactcacgggttttgacgaggctaatttcgacctaaagctgaaaatgggtttagttggctaaggtttggggcatgttggtattggaataattaaataagattgaataaatgaaaaaaaatgaaagtgagtGGTGAAGGTGACGCAAGGTTGGAAATTAATTGctgacaaaaaaaagaaagaaaagattgaattgcaagagataaaagcttaatttaaaaacgaaatgattaaaaatttgatggaaaattttatgaaaagacttgatgaaaaactttaaaaggAACTTGCTGCAAAACTTGATAAAAAACttggtaattaaaaacttgataaaaGAACTAGATGAAAAAtacttgaagaaagaaaaacacttaatgaaagacttaattgaaagcttgatttttgaattgatgaattgattgatgattaaaataaacaatgtagcctctatttatactagtggccttgctaaattaagagccaactagtatagaaaatcaagaaaaatattccataatataaaaaatatcccaaaataatctcccactaagtcaacaatttcagctaattaatcttggaaaaattcttctttggccatccttctttgcttctttcttcaatctagcccaattgtttcctttttcttttatttagccccaaattgcattcctgcacaaaattcaataaatatggcaaaattagtggtgcattctcataaattaaccaatttaattacacaaaatatgtaactttagcatttaatcaattaCCTCGTTAGCATAAGAGTCGTTCCTATTTTACTCactccattttttttgttttgttaatttggtcacccaaaactaaaaattgatcaattttttcACTCCACTATTAAATGGTAATAGAATGTTGACTATGTAATTCAGCGTTAGTCACTCTAAAATTAGGGCAAATGGCTGTTAGTCACTCTAACTAGGGGTTGTTCCTATTTTGGACACCCTAAAACTATACGTGAGAATGCATCATTAATATTTTCGTTACCGTTTAATGGTGGAGGGATCAATTTTTTTGagtgatcaaattaaaaaaaaaaataggatgACCGAAATAGGAACGACCACTATTTAGAGTGACTAACGagatagtttaccctttattttactaataaataaatgcatTTATGTAGTAAAAtagtttcatatttattttctcaagtAAATAAATCGAAGCTTGGGAGAAGCAATAAGCACTTAAAGTCTCTTTTGATCAAAGTGACAGATGGTTATACCCTCATTCGCGTCAAGACACGTGGCAAGTTAGAAAGACACCCAAATGCTAAGTTtgccaccaatgaatcgggagGTCACCTACGAGTTTTCCCTTTCAGGATGACAATTCGGACAATGCATGTCATTCGTTGTCCAGGTCTTAGAGTCTTCATTGGGAACGTGAAGTTATTGGTCACCAAATATCATGTGGGCTCAACTGCTCCATATAATCAAGTtagaaaaaaatgatgaaatatgtCCCACCACAAACGTCTTTATCCGATCGAAGACAACCACCCCACACGTtctgatgggtgtcgaatccaccaatataaacctacgccttaaattgcaaattatgcagtatagggagtagggtcgatccctcagagactggtttactgtaaattgttgctcgcttgaccagatttatgtcggggcagctGTCGTGCCCAAGACGTTCGGAGggataaaaattagaaaacctgaaattaatagaaaaataacgtcaaaagaaaaagttgaaaacagaataataaaaaacgtgaaataaatattaagaaaaattaattagaatgagctcagctttaggcacgaattttcctcgtctttgaaccgatcctcgaaattggatgaactcctcttttccaataagctagttatagctatcaaggacgcctcggacaccaactcttccttgtgtaaattagttatggaacatCCAATAGCTAAttcttaccgatcgaacaaccacgaaacattcgtgatttagaactccggcagctttgagttctagaagagcctagctcgaaccaatgccctcaaccgcgtgggacatttaaatccggttactacttcccttgacggaaccaaacaacaatctccacttggcatgccaatgtgttcacagaaaaccgattagaaacgttcctttcggaattccaattgtacgtctaaccacactaaatcaaacgacgtcttttttgacttagtgttgatctgattttatgagttgacaaaatcatactcttaatccggagaagtaataagtactggaattttaggagttaaatggctcgagttcgtaactcacgggttttgacgaggctaatttcggcctaaagctgaaaatgggtttagttggctaaggtttagggcatgttggtatttgataaattaaataaggtagaAAGGGTGAAAAGATGGGTGATGTGATTGAGTATGGGGGgtggaaaaaatatatatattaaagtggggtggttgaaaaagggaatttgaaaattgagttgTAAATGGTAAGTAGTAACAAGCTGGAAGTTTTAGGAATTGAAAGTTAAAGAAACTaaagacaataaataaatttgtgaaaagttgaaaataaaggtGAAATGGATGGTAGGCTACTAGAACTAATAAATTGAAGGAAAACAaactaaagaaacaacaaaggctacgtgagaaaagagagaattgATAGATAAAAGCTTAATATTTGTTATTGATGAATAAATGAACAATACaagctctatttatactagtggatttactaaattaggagccaactagtcatagaaaattaaggaaaaatatcccataataaaataaatcccaaaataatctcccactaagtcaaaaatttcagctaattaatcttggaaaaattctgctttggccctcctttttcgcttctttcttcaatctagcccaattgtttcctttttcttctatttagccccaaattacATTCCtacacaaaattcaataaatatggtaaaattagtggtgcattctcataaattaaccaatttaagttacataaaatatgtaactttagcatttaatcacgTGCaataatgatgatttaatgGCAAGTCCAATGCGTTAATATGACCTTACATGGAACCCCTACCTATAAATACCTCCAAGAACGGGGAAGAAAGGGTCAACTCTCCAAGATGCCAAGCCGACACTCTATTAACTCACATTTAGCCCTCAGCCTTCCTACTCtccttattttcactttttataaCCTTCAGCTTACCGCCCCAACTGGGTGAACCGGCCACCATAGCAACCACCACTCTCCTTCACATTCTCTTCTTGTTGTATCAATAATTGGTGTGGTGAACTTGGAAAAAATGGCTTCACAATCTCAAAGTGGTAACCCTACTAACTTGTAGCAGCCAGTTTTCGGTAAAATCggaacagtgattttgggaccacaaatctgattccAGAagggaaatttattttaatattattttatgatctacAGTACGATAATAAtgttgtatgaaaatttcgtaaagaaattctacagattgcatgtttaatttgataaaggaccaatttgcacaaagtgaaaaagttgagttctaatagctaaaaggATTAAGTCgttatagaactttaaagtggaggtccttatatggcaaatagaccattaaaaatTCTTAGTGGTTAaggatgatgattcatccatgaaaaataaaataaagaaaatgatgaaattggaaagtgaaaaaaataaaagatgataattaattaaataataaaaatatcatctttttcatcatctttcccaaattatttctatggaaaccctagctaaaaGAAAGTAGCTCAAGCAATCTTACTTTGATCAATTAGGTATGTTTTCTTGTCTCGtttctaatgatttttatatttctgagatcgtaatagcttaatttagctatctcggggattaatttgtaaagatATCAAAGTcatagggtttttccatggatgattatagttgaattatgaagttttatggtagaaaatgaaaggctATTGaaagataaacaacttttgcgaagtgaattttgatgaaattgagatttagggactaaattgtaaagatgtgaAATCtatgaaacaattttgaattttatgaaataaatgggCTGAAAATTTTACTTGTAAACTTTgactaggcttggaataaggattaaattgcatgaattttattttccaagcATAGAGACAAAATCgtcatttattaaaagtttaagggcaaaACAGTAATTTTTTCTAAGATAtgagtatgaattgtattaaattgatgttaaatttacttgtatagaTCTGGATAGACCAAATTCGGAGTTAgaacgaggaaaagagaaaatgtcggattagtagattttatGTACACgaatatttgtcgaggtaagttcgtgtaactaaattgtgtatatttatatgcttgaattgaatgtgtttatgtgaattgtataaatgtcataaatatatgaaatgatCACCTATCTAACAATGCCCGAAAAATGTCAAGTCCCGTTTGAATAGATGAAAGTCGATGGATACAAGATTTCTCGTATTAGTTGTGATCCTATATTTGTTGTGGACACAccttagctcttatgagcatcccgattataggctcttcgtgagcttcctgttaaattggctctttgtgagcttcctgttaaattggctctttgtgagcttcccgatagtgttcgcttgaacttcccgatgtatggctatccggagctcccgttatatggctcttcgtgagcttcccgatatggttctttatgaacttacttattatggctcttatgagcttctctATTTATATATCTCGGATAAGCTTCCcgataggctctttgtgagcttcctgttatatggctcgaaagagGGTTTCCCGATTATGTGCTTTAATGAGCactcctgaatatgaattgacgaaattctaatttgtacacttcgagtgTACTACTTGTGTATCCATCGATTTTTTCAATGATTCAACAGGCAAAATCCTaacatgaaaaaatattaacatgaaatgaattattatacgTATCTGcctgaaatacatgaaaatgatgatacatGATATATGGAAATGCGAGATGATGATATATGAACATGATATttgtttgatgaatatgttcATCTATGATTATAGATTTGTACACCTCGAGTGTACTTCCCGTGtttccatcgatattttaattgatttaatgggCAAAATCTTGATATGAAATTATTCTAAACTTGAAGCAATTATTATGAAATGTACTTGAAATACATGGATATGAtttgtatatgttatatgaattcatgatgtggaaagtatatgtacataaaaatataattattgttaaGCCCATACAtgtttcttaatatttatatgaaatatatgactAACAAGggtgatgaggatatgtgtcaGGGCTCGTGATCAAATAGATTGAATGTGTCTTGCATGTTTATCATGAATTTAAATGAGTGGTAAGTTAATTaccatgttatacgaacttactaggcatttcatgcttactttgttttattttcccttgttcTATAGTAATTCAGAAGCTCGTTGGATTGGAAGCTTGGTGGAGATCAATTACACTATCCATTGgctcattttggtatatatGGTAAATCAATCATGGTTATAAtaacatgtataggttaattagcCAATGTTGGCATGAAAATGTTTTGGTtataactagccattggaatggcttgtgatgAACATGTATTGATATGTAAATGAGGCtataacatgtttggtgtgtgcTTAAATGGTTGATTGATAGAAAGCATGTTGGCATATTGATGGTTAATTTTAGcatatttggtaaaatatgcatataagtgAATTTGATACGCTaagtaagtttgtatatttGGTTACATGATGGTAAAGTGTCATCTGAGGTGCTTAAGAGCACgttggttgtatgtgatgatATGTCATGCGTGAGACTCGATTTTGActtgaattaattgttttaaaatggtttgtGAATATGTTAAAGTATTTGTGTAGGAGGAAGACAAAATGGGTGaaaaatgtggcttggaaaatagTCTATTTTGTCCATACaggcagagacatgggcgtgtgtctcagccatgtatGACACTCGGCCTAGCACATAAGCATGTGatctggccgtgtgtcccctgcatctttaaatgTCAAAACAAAATGCTCAGAATTgattacacggcctggcacactgGCATATGGATTGGCCATGTGACCTTTGcacccaaactcggcctagcacatgggcgtgtggatTGGCAGTGTGCCCTAAGTCAGAGAATTACACGgtctgagacacgggcgtgtcgcACGGCCTGACCATACAggcatgtgacccctgcacctaaaaaatattttgagatttcgcaaaaaattctctgagtacccggtttagtcccgacttgtttctaatgcatattttggacCTCAAGGGttcatataagggactttatgtttgattttcgacatgaatattgtataaaatgaaatgtatgtttactTGATCTGTATATtccggtaatgcttcgtaacattgtttcggtgacggatacgggttaggagtgttacataaCCAAACCAACCAGACCAACAACCCCGCCAACCAGATCAACTCCTCTACTCCACTCATCACCCCTATTTCACCTACTTGAAGAACTCCCATTGGTTTGAACTCTAACTAAACTCTTTCTCCTTTCACACCGCAAGAACCCTTCTATAGTATGTATCATTCTCCCCACCCTAGAACAATTGATAAAAGCTCCGAAGGATCCTCTAGTTTCCAATCTTGTCACTCCTATTGCACCAACAGGAACCATTTCCTCAACTCCTCTAACTCCACCAGTTATCGCGGTGCCTCAACCGCAACCTGGTGTGTCCTTTCTTGGACTCTTGGACCAGATAACTTATTGTTTGCAAGGGGCCATAACTTGTCTCACAACCACGCTTGCTCCACCAATTGTGACCCTTACTCCTTTGGAATAGGGTTTTTACTAACATGCGTTAAGTTTTCAACCTCATGTCTCAGAAAATTAGGAAAAGTTGTGACACCTGAAAGAGCAATTTTCCTAGCAATAATGTCGCTTTAAAGAACATGAAGAACAACAACACCTTCTCGATCAAAGGAACACTCAAAATGAGGAGCTTATTATTGAGCTGAGAGCTACACGAGAGGCTCCTAGGTGAGAAAACCCGGATTGTAAAAAAGATGAAGCTCAGCTCGCACTCCATGGAGAACTTGAGCATAATAATTTGAATGACCTCAATAGGAACAATGCTAACCTCCCAACGGTATCCCAACATTTTTAGGGCAACAAAAACAACATTTATGTAGAAGAATAGCTCAAAGTCTTCAGTGCAAAGCTAATGCAAGAAGTAAATAGagcaaaaacaaatgaatatgtTTGGAATTACTCCAACGAATTGTTAGCTTCGAAGGTCCTCGATGATCATATCTTGGCATCCTTGaagtttccaaagtttttctaTTATGGATCAAGTACCATTTATCcctataaaataatcatatgaACATACTAAGAGCATCCGATGAAGTTAAATGTAAAGCCTTCTCTATGACCTTCTTACAAACAGCTCGACAGCGGTACCTATCGTTGCCTCGAGGCTCTGCTTACTCTTTCAAGCAATTATTTGGAAAATTCATGAGTCATTTTTTGTCCAACAAAATGCTCCAATAGTCTCCAACTTATTTGATGACCATTCGTCAAGGGGTGGATGAGTCCCTCCGCGATTATGTCAAAAGATTTAGTGCCGCCACTATGATCACGAAGATAGTCACCGATTTAATTTACCATcaagcatacatatatataattcaaattcatacaAACCAAGTTATAATACCATATGCACTTACCTTGTCAAAATAGCAAACAAGTTCATCTTCAAGGACTAATCAACAAATTTGGCTTTTCCTCGATTACCTCTAGTTTGATCCAATTCTTAATCTATTCAATTATTCCATTTAATCCAtcaatattaaacatatatgcATTATACTATGACATGTATGACCCTATGAAATCTCAATTTTGATATCCCTAAAAtcttacattttattcaatttagtatctGAAACTGAAATAACTATAGCTTTCAATTTTGAGCCTTGATTTGAAAACCGATTTCAATTCCATCCCTTAGGGACCCTATATTATctatttataccaaaatttcacgtcaaattttcattttattcactttagtccctatgtacaaaactatcaattaaacattacattttagtcattttcataatctaagcttaaaatctatcaatttaacaccaatttcttTAAGAAATCAATAATGGAAACTatcaaaaactttaacaattttgcaaatagGTACATggactagctaaatcaagctctcatgacctcaaaaacaagaaaattacaTGAAAAGAACTAAGATTTACTTACTAATTTGTGATCGAATGCACACTAGCTTCCAAaggtttctttctttcaattacattaaaatcaaatataatggTTTTCAAGCTTTCCTACTAACTTTAGTATATATAGTGTAATTAGGACTTCATTAACCTTAgtttattaacttaattaatcactaatcaTCTTTTTAGTGCATTAATCACTAATCATCTTTTAGTGCATAACCCATCATCATCCACTATCATATATTAGaaaatgattatttctttatatgAACAAAGTCAATAAAAGAATtaacatttatcaattcaattatttaaactCTATAATTTAGATACAACAAGCACATCTTTCAAAAAACAACTAcaatttattgttaaataatcatgtttttcatgtatcatattaactagtttttttttatcttctacCATGTACagatttaattacatatatcaattaaaatgtattacatttatttattaaaatttgttgcaaaatttataaaattttagaaatactatgattgaaaaagtataaaataaaataaaataaaataaaataaaataaaagtttaatttctaAATCTTGATAGTTTATGTGGAGTTATGCTCGTATTTTTCGacttttcttctcctagttaaactctgtttttaGTTGATTGATTAGTGTCagttgttttaatattatttgacttatgaatttagcttataaataggcATTTTCCACTCtagaaatataatatattatacatttaggtattagcttttacaagcttttagaaaattttgtgtttacattttaaGGGTTCTgatttttggttttgggtttagttctatctccatcttttgtactattcATTATTGtcgttttagtgaaattatatttacccgtgattttttatcatattcaaagaggtttttccacgtaaaaaatTTGTGTTCGTGACTTGACTGAGTTTTCCCCCTACAGtttatattatgataaatttggatcaatttttaatttattttaaaaagttttgtaaggtaaagaataaaataaaataaaattgtttgtaAACCATATGTAAGTTCACTATTTATAAGGTGAATAATGtgaaattattcaaaacaagtttaaaaaGTACTGAATatccttaaattatttttattcgaatttctcttaattttttattttaaattatcaaatatgtGAAGTTATATTTGATATTACTTGCATATATTTGCAATTAattcaaaagtttcaaaaatttagTCTAATCCTGtcactaaataaaaataaaaaattaatttaatgcatttaaaattatttctttacttttcactaatttctaatatacaaaaaattaagGTAATTTAAAGggattgttatatatatatatatatatttgttgtcataatatgtatataatattcaaacattttgaggaacaaaatattgtttttatttttatttgtatattaaagCACCAATATTTATgccaatttatatatattttaaacatttaaactaTGCCACCTAAGCCTACTTGTCAATTTTGTGTATACACtgttgaaaatatttcatattgaTCATTTATTATGTTCAGCAAATTCTAAGTTAAATACATTTAGCAAATTGGTAAAGGATTTCCATTACATGTGTCATCTTTTACTATGACAAATGGCAAGCAGAGAACTATGCCAATAAATTGTAAGTTCCTTTTTGTGTCCTACCATtactcttatatatatatatatatatatatatatatatatatatatattagattccTTTATACCATTTAGTAAAAAGATCCCACTAAAACTTTGATTGTTCTAAGGCCTAGGGTTACATCACCACCTATTTGTgtgtgtacatatatatatatatatacttcaaTTAACTTAACCTAAAATGCTTGCTTTTTCTTCTTGATATTGGTAGGATCAACAATGAATCTGATGCTACCTTTTGTATACAACTTTAATCGTCACCATAATGCTTTGATTCCCATTAAACCACATCAACCTATTTGTATGTGTACGTTTGTATATTGCCTGAAAGAAAACCATGAACCCGGCTTTCTAGTTACCCTTTCCTCTTCACAGCTAGATCCTCTTTTTAACTTTCAAGAGAAACTTTCTTTGCATTAAAATATATGCCAATGACCCTTATTTCTGCCTCATACATTGAACACTATCCCCACTGCTTAAATTATTCATACCAGTTCCATTAATCCCATTCATTTTACTCGATTGCATTTGCTTATGTCTCAAACCGAGAGACCAAATCCTCTCATCTCTTCAACCATGTGTCTAGTTGATTCTACTTTGCTTATAGTTTAATTCTAGCAGAAAttgtgacatgaatttttttatttaaaaaaaaagaagctagcAGGAACAGCCACTGCCACCATTTCTATGCTGTAAGAACCCTGGCCAtggattataaataaattatagtactGTATCATCTTCATCTTTGGAGTTATACTAACTACATTAGGGTACAACAATAGGTCAAAGGCGCCAAAGAGCCCATGTACGTAGTCCTGAGAGCTCGATGTCACTTCCCGGCATAATGATGATGGCAGTAAGCTGTCTCTAAAGTGGACAGACCTCCATTAGTTGGCCCTCTGCTAGTAGTTATTATCTTATGCAGGTATCCAAGCAGAAGATGCATAGATGATTCGACCCTTCCATCCCTGCAACATCCACCGGCCATCCACGTCAACCATAAAATCACTGTGGTAGCGTGCCTTCACCCTCTCTTTCACTCTCTTCATAAGTTCAGGGTTTAACGGAAGCTGCACAAACCCAGCCCTCATGTTACGAACCTGCCACTGTTTATATGATTCAGGTCTCTCTACTCTTTCTGTGCCTTCACATGCTATGATATTCATAATTTCCCGCCCATAAAACTTCTGTTCAAGCATCGACCTCATGTTATCTTCATGAGAGACATTTGTCTCACACATATCAAACAGTGCAGAAAAATGAAAGAGTGCCTCCCGGAATCTTGTGACAAAAAAGGGGGCATTGTAGGATCCATTAACAACACTATGAACAAAAACATCTGGGTTTATCTTCCGAATCAAGTTCAGAACAGTATCCCTCGGACTATTTAACACTACTGTCTCATCAAGTAGGTTCCTAAATCGACAGAGACAATTGACAGCAATAACTTCATCAGAATTAATCTTGAGGTCCTCAGTTCGGATAGTCTCCCATTTCTGAGCTATAGCATGGTACTCAAACGGAACATTGTAACGTTCACAATACTTTACCAATCGACGCCCTGTCTCCTGCACAGCTTCAGCAGGCCTGAAGCCAGGTTGGGGAAACTCTATTCCCGTAATGCGTAACTTTGGAGGACCACCAGGTCTGTTTGCGAGGCGGTGAATTAAAGCAGGCCAAtgaaaaccataaaaaatacCAAAGTCTATGATATGGAGCTTTGTTGCTTTCTCTGCTGCCTTCGAAATGTAGTTGTTTGCAAAAATAATAGGCACCTTCACGAATGGGCAGACTGAAATATAAACTTGGTAAGCTTTCAACATATCAGCGGCTGACGTTCTTTTAGCAATCAGAGAGGTATAAATTTGAGTTCCAGTGCCAGCTAAGCGTGCTTCAAGGGCATCAACAAAGTAATGAGCTAATCTCTGAGACCCGTCACCATAGGGCGAAGAATGCTGCCTAATCTGCTTTATCAGTTCCTTAGCAGTCACATTGTCATTGGAAGTGATAGCTTGCGCGCATAAGATCAGGAGAGTCCTCAAATCCACTACTTTCTTCTTACCCTGTTTCTTGCCACGCGCCTTCCCACTATTGGATCCATTTGTTTGCTCATTCGGCAGCAGCGTCTTGCTCGGTCCATTCGGCAAAGTCTCATCAGCAGT includes the following:
- the LOC105788811 gene encoding scarecrow-like protein 33, translating into MDSHLTGFPHTVNGFKINDGYLLPNPNVYPKFEISDGVGSNDQSLDFSSLGVPFLPSLGLGDSSFASILSMGSMGKEGDTFSPTDDTDVSDTVLKYISQVLLEEDMEEKPCMFHDSLALQAAEKSLYEVLGESYPPRDQAPVCVDPSVESPDNCSFGTSSDHSIHSGSSSCTSYSIESQWNGDFSENNNRPSLLQTSIPENFVFQSTVDPGSRFSSHSQNGSANNGNGFRGSPASEFLVPNYFSQSELALHFKRGFEEASKFLPKGNQLNVGFKSNALTSELKQKASNTVVKVESDRKEYSPPRLIRKKSHEREDEDLEERNNKQSAVLGDESELSDMFDKVLICAGRRGQSSSSTADETLPNGPSKTLLPNEQTNGSNSGKARGKKQGKKKVVDLRTLLILCAQAITSNDNVTAKELIKQIRQHSSPYGDGSQRLAHYFVDALEARLAGTGTQIYTSLIAKRTSAADMLKAYQVYISVCPFVKVPIIFANNYISKAAEKATKLHIIDFGIFYGFHWPALIHRLANRPGGPPKLRITGIEFPQPGFRPAEAVQETGRRLVKYCERYNVPFEYHAIAQKWETIRTEDLKINSDEVIAVNCLCRFRNLLDETVVLNSPRDTVLNLIRKINPDVFVHSVVNGSYNAPFFVTRFREALFHFSALFDMCETNVSHEDNMRSMLEQKFYGREIMNIIACEGTERVERPESYKQWQVRNMRAGFVQLPLNPELMKRVKERVKARYHSDFMVDVDGRWMLQGWKGRIIYASSAWIPA